A window of Elgaria multicarinata webbii isolate HBS135686 ecotype San Diego chromosome 2, rElgMul1.1.pri, whole genome shotgun sequence contains these coding sequences:
- the SP3 gene encoding transcription factor Sp3 isoform X1 encodes MPAAPEKPVKQEEMAALDVDSGTHGEYLQHGNGASAATSADASDEAGTPQDTQPSPLALLAATCSKIGPPSPEDDGEASPSAGATGDLASVQLAGTPNRWEVLSATPTTIKDEAGNIVQIPGAATVTSSGQYVLPLQSLQNQQIFSVAPGSDSSNGTVSNVQYQVIPQIQTADGQQVQLGFAASSDNGSVNQETGQIQIIPGSNQTIIASGTSSSNIQNILSQTGQVQGVTIGGSSFPGQAQVVANVPLGLPGNIAFVPINSVDLDSLGLSGSQTMTAGINADGHLISTAQAMDSSDTSDRTAEQVSPEMTETTTDTDLFVPTSSSSQLPVTIDSTSILEQNANSLPTATGQVHSSDLQGNYIQTSVSDETQAQNIQVSTAQPIVQHIQLQESQQTTSQAQIVQGIAQQTIHGVQASQGISQQALQNLQLQLNPGTFLIQAQTVTPSGQITWQTFQVQGVQNLQNLQLQNAPGQQITLTPVQTLTLGQVAAGGGLTSTPVSLSTAQLPNLQTVTINSIESGGIQLHSGENADSPADIRIKEEEPDPEEWQLGGDSTLNTNDLTHLRVQVVDEEGDQPHQEGKRLRRVACTCPNCKEGGGRGTNLGKKKQHICHIPGCGKVYGKTSHLRAHLRWHSGERPFVCTWMFCGKRFTRSDELQRHRRTHTGEKKFVCPECSKRFMRSDHLAKHIKTHQNKKAIHASSTVLASVEATPEDTLITAGGTTLILANIQQGSVSGIGTVNTSGTSNQDILTNAEIPLQLVTVSGNETME; translated from the exons ATGCCCGCAGCTCCCGAGAAGCCCGTGAAACAAGAGGAAATGGCTGCCTTGGACGTGGACAGCGGCACCCACGGCGAGTATCTGCAGCACGGAAACGGCGCCTCAGCAGCTACTTCGGCCGACGCCTCTGACGAGGCCGGCACCCCCCAG GACACCCAGCCGTCGCCGCTGGCGTTGTTGGCGGCTACCTGCAGCAAGATCGGGCCGCCGTCACCGGAGGACGACGGCGAAGCTTCTCCATCTGCCGGAGCG ACAGGAGATTTGGCCTCCGTACAGTTAGCAGGAACTCCAAATAGATGGGAGGTGTTGTCTGCTACACCTACAACTATCAAAGATGAAGCTGGCAATATAGTACAGATCCCAGGGGCTGCCACAGTAACCTCAAGTGGGCAATATGTTCTTCCCCTTCAAAGTTTGCAGAATCAACAGATATTTTCTGTTGCACCTGGATCGGATTCATCGAATGGTACCGTGTCCAATGTCCAATATCAAGTAATACCCCAGATTCAGACAGCTGATGGTCAGCAAGTTCAGCTTGGTTTTGCGGCCTCTTCCGACAATGGTAGTGTAAATCAAGAAACTGGTCAAATTCAAATCATTCCTGGCTCCAATCAAACCATTATTGCCTCTGGAACATCTTCTAGTAATATTCAGAATATTTTATCACAGACTGGCCAAGTCCAAGGGGTTACAATTGGTGGTTCATCTTTTCCTGGGCAAGCACAGGTAGTTGCTAACGTTCCTCTTGGACTTCCAGGAAACATTGCTTTTGTTCCCATCAACAGTGTTGATTTAGATTCTCTGGGACTAAGTGGTTCTCAAACCATGACTGCAGGCATTAATGCTGATGGACACTTGATAAGTACTGCACAGGCAATGGATAGTTCGGACACTTCTGATAGGACTGCTGAACAGGTTTCTCCTGAAATGACAGAAACCACCACTGATACAGACTTATTTGTGCCAacatcatcttcatcacaactgccTGTTACCATAGACAGTACTAGTATATTGGAACAAAATGCAAACAGCTTGCCTACTGCTACTGGGCAAGTACATAGTTCTGATCTTCAGGGAAATTACATCCAAACATCAGTCTCGGATGAGACGCAGGCTCAGAATATTCAGGTCTCCACAGCACAGCCTATTGTACAGCATATACAGCTTCAAGAGTCTCAACAAACAACCAGTCAAGCCCAAATTGTACAAGGTATTGCGCAACAGACAATCCATGGTGTGCAAGCCAGCCAAGGTATATCGCAACAGGCTTTGCAGAATCTTCAACTTCAGTTGAATCCTGGAACTTTTTTAATCCAGGCACAAACAGTGACCCCATCTGGGCAGATAACGTGGCAGACATTTCAAGTACAAGGAGTCCAGAACTTGCAGAACTTACAGCTGCAAAATGCCCCTGGCCAACAGATAACGTTGACACCTGTGCAGACGCTCACTCTTGGTCAAGTTGCAGCAGGTGGGGGCTTGACTTCAACTCCTGTTAGTCTAAGTACTGCTCAGTTGCCAAATCTGCAGACAGTTACAATAAATTCCATAGAATCTGGTGGCATTCAGCTACACTCAGGAGAAAATGCTGACAGTCCTGCAG ATATTAGGATTAAAGAAGAGGAACCTGATCCAGAAGAGTGGCAGCTGGGTGGTGATTCCACATTGAATACCAATGATCTGACACATCTGAGAGTGCAGGTGGTAGATGAGGAAGGGGACCAGCCACATCAAGAAGGGAAAAGATTGCGAAGAGTCGCCTGTACCTGTCCTAATTGTAAAGAAGGCGGGGGAAG AGGAACCAATTTGgggaaaaagaaacaacacaTCTGTCATATACCAGGCTGTGGAAAAGTGTACGGAAAGACATCACATCTGAGAGCTCATCTCCGCTGGCATTCTGGAGAGCGTCCATTTGTTTGTACTTGGATGTTCTGTGGCAAAAGGTTTACCCGCAGTGATGAGCTACAGCGGCACAGGAGAACACATACAG GTGAAAAGAAGTTTGTCTGTCCAGAATGCTCCAAGCGCTTCATGAGAAGTGACCACCTTGCCAAACATATTAAAACACATCAAAATAAAAAGGCTATTCATGCCAGCAGTACAGTGCTGGCATCGGTAGAAGCAACACCAGAGGATACTTTGATTACTGCGGGTGGAACAACACTTATCCTTGCTAATATTCAACAAGGTTCTGTTTCAGGGATAGGAACTGTTAATACATCTGGCACCAGCAATCAAGATATTCTTACCAACGCTGAAATACCTTTACAGCTTGTTACTGTTTCTGGAAATGAGACAATGGAATAA
- the SP3 gene encoding transcription factor Sp3 isoform X2, whose translation MTAPEKPVKQEEMAALDVDSGTHGEYLQHGNGASAATSADASDEAGTPQDTQPSPLALLAATCSKIGPPSPEDDGEASPSAGATGDLASVQLAGTPNRWEVLSATPTTIKDEAGNIVQIPGAATVTSSGQYVLPLQSLQNQQIFSVAPGSDSSNGTVSNVQYQVIPQIQTADGQQVQLGFAASSDNGSVNQETGQIQIIPGSNQTIIASGTSSSNIQNILSQTGQVQGVTIGGSSFPGQAQVVANVPLGLPGNIAFVPINSVDLDSLGLSGSQTMTAGINADGHLISTAQAMDSSDTSDRTAEQVSPEMTETTTDTDLFVPTSSSSQLPVTIDSTSILEQNANSLPTATGQVHSSDLQGNYIQTSVSDETQAQNIQVSTAQPIVQHIQLQESQQTTSQAQIVQGIAQQTIHGVQASQGISQQALQNLQLQLNPGTFLIQAQTVTPSGQITWQTFQVQGVQNLQNLQLQNAPGQQITLTPVQTLTLGQVAAGGGLTSTPVSLSTAQLPNLQTVTINSIESGGIQLHSGENADSPADIRIKEEEPDPEEWQLGGDSTLNTNDLTHLRVQVVDEEGDQPHQEGKRLRRVACTCPNCKEGGGRGTNLGKKKQHICHIPGCGKVYGKTSHLRAHLRWHSGERPFVCTWMFCGKRFTRSDELQRHRRTHTGEKKFVCPECSKRFMRSDHLAKHIKTHQNKKAIHASSTVLASVEATPEDTLITAGGTTLILANIQQGSVSGIGTVNTSGTSNQDILTNAEIPLQLVTVSGNETME comes from the exons ATGACCG CTCCCGAGAAGCCCGTGAAACAAGAGGAAATGGCTGCCTTGGACGTGGACAGCGGCACCCACGGCGAGTATCTGCAGCACGGAAACGGCGCCTCAGCAGCTACTTCGGCCGACGCCTCTGACGAGGCCGGCACCCCCCAG GACACCCAGCCGTCGCCGCTGGCGTTGTTGGCGGCTACCTGCAGCAAGATCGGGCCGCCGTCACCGGAGGACGACGGCGAAGCTTCTCCATCTGCCGGAGCG ACAGGAGATTTGGCCTCCGTACAGTTAGCAGGAACTCCAAATAGATGGGAGGTGTTGTCTGCTACACCTACAACTATCAAAGATGAAGCTGGCAATATAGTACAGATCCCAGGGGCTGCCACAGTAACCTCAAGTGGGCAATATGTTCTTCCCCTTCAAAGTTTGCAGAATCAACAGATATTTTCTGTTGCACCTGGATCGGATTCATCGAATGGTACCGTGTCCAATGTCCAATATCAAGTAATACCCCAGATTCAGACAGCTGATGGTCAGCAAGTTCAGCTTGGTTTTGCGGCCTCTTCCGACAATGGTAGTGTAAATCAAGAAACTGGTCAAATTCAAATCATTCCTGGCTCCAATCAAACCATTATTGCCTCTGGAACATCTTCTAGTAATATTCAGAATATTTTATCACAGACTGGCCAAGTCCAAGGGGTTACAATTGGTGGTTCATCTTTTCCTGGGCAAGCACAGGTAGTTGCTAACGTTCCTCTTGGACTTCCAGGAAACATTGCTTTTGTTCCCATCAACAGTGTTGATTTAGATTCTCTGGGACTAAGTGGTTCTCAAACCATGACTGCAGGCATTAATGCTGATGGACACTTGATAAGTACTGCACAGGCAATGGATAGTTCGGACACTTCTGATAGGACTGCTGAACAGGTTTCTCCTGAAATGACAGAAACCACCACTGATACAGACTTATTTGTGCCAacatcatcttcatcacaactgccTGTTACCATAGACAGTACTAGTATATTGGAACAAAATGCAAACAGCTTGCCTACTGCTACTGGGCAAGTACATAGTTCTGATCTTCAGGGAAATTACATCCAAACATCAGTCTCGGATGAGACGCAGGCTCAGAATATTCAGGTCTCCACAGCACAGCCTATTGTACAGCATATACAGCTTCAAGAGTCTCAACAAACAACCAGTCAAGCCCAAATTGTACAAGGTATTGCGCAACAGACAATCCATGGTGTGCAAGCCAGCCAAGGTATATCGCAACAGGCTTTGCAGAATCTTCAACTTCAGTTGAATCCTGGAACTTTTTTAATCCAGGCACAAACAGTGACCCCATCTGGGCAGATAACGTGGCAGACATTTCAAGTACAAGGAGTCCAGAACTTGCAGAACTTACAGCTGCAAAATGCCCCTGGCCAACAGATAACGTTGACACCTGTGCAGACGCTCACTCTTGGTCAAGTTGCAGCAGGTGGGGGCTTGACTTCAACTCCTGTTAGTCTAAGTACTGCTCAGTTGCCAAATCTGCAGACAGTTACAATAAATTCCATAGAATCTGGTGGCATTCAGCTACACTCAGGAGAAAATGCTGACAGTCCTGCAG ATATTAGGATTAAAGAAGAGGAACCTGATCCAGAAGAGTGGCAGCTGGGTGGTGATTCCACATTGAATACCAATGATCTGACACATCTGAGAGTGCAGGTGGTAGATGAGGAAGGGGACCAGCCACATCAAGAAGGGAAAAGATTGCGAAGAGTCGCCTGTACCTGTCCTAATTGTAAAGAAGGCGGGGGAAG AGGAACCAATTTGgggaaaaagaaacaacacaTCTGTCATATACCAGGCTGTGGAAAAGTGTACGGAAAGACATCACATCTGAGAGCTCATCTCCGCTGGCATTCTGGAGAGCGTCCATTTGTTTGTACTTGGATGTTCTGTGGCAAAAGGTTTACCCGCAGTGATGAGCTACAGCGGCACAGGAGAACACATACAG GTGAAAAGAAGTTTGTCTGTCCAGAATGCTCCAAGCGCTTCATGAGAAGTGACCACCTTGCCAAACATATTAAAACACATCAAAATAAAAAGGCTATTCATGCCAGCAGTACAGTGCTGGCATCGGTAGAAGCAACACCAGAGGATACTTTGATTACTGCGGGTGGAACAACACTTATCCTTGCTAATATTCAACAAGGTTCTGTTTCAGGGATAGGAACTGTTAATACATCTGGCACCAGCAATCAAGATATTCTTACCAACGCTGAAATACCTTTACAGCTTGTTACTGTTTCTGGAAATGAGACAATGGAATAA